From the genome of Streptomyces sp. V2I9:
CGGCGGACCAGCGGGACGCCGAGGACGGTGAGGCGGCGGCGGCCGGTGAGCCGGCGGTAGTTGCGGTCCCCTCCGCAGCCGGAGCAGAAGAAGACGCCGTCGCCGACGGCGTCCCAGACGGTGCGAACTCCGCAGAGGACCGGCCTCAGAGCACGTTGTCCTTTGGCTGACCGCACGTCGCACACCTCCGTAACGCTCCGGCAACATTGCCGTGTGTTGGACGTGATGTTAGCCACATGCGCGATGCGGCGTCAGCCTGTCGGACGTCACAACCCCCGGATATGGCCGAACCCCGACCACCCGGTGCGGGCGATCGGGGTCCGGAGGGTGCCGTTCGGGCGTCAGCGGGCCGCGCGGTTGACGGCGGAGACGACCGCCTTCAGCGAGGCGCGGGTGGTGTTGGCGTCGATGCCGATGCCCCACAGGACCTTGCCGTCGATGGCGCACTCGATGTACGAGGCGGCCTGGGCACTGGCGCCCTCGCTCATCGTGTGCTCGGTGTAGTCCAGCAGCCGGGCGTCGATGCCGATGGCCTGCAGCGCCTCGAAGAACGCGGAGATCGGGCCGTTGCCGGTGCCGGTCAGGACGGTGTCCACCCCGTCCACGACCGCCTCGACGGTCAGGGTGTCGGTGCCGTCGGTGTCGGAGGTGGTCTGGCCGGAGCGCAGCTGGACGCGCCCCCAGGCGTTCTCGGCGTTCGGCAGGTACTCGTCCTGGAAGGTGGACCAGATCTGCGTCGGGGTGACCTCGCCGCCCTCGGCGTCGGTCTTGGCCTGAATGATCCGGGAGAACTCGATCTGCATCCGGCGCGGCAGGTCCAGCTTGTGGTCGTTCTTCAGGACGTACGCGATCCCGCCCTTGCCGGACTGCGAGTTGACCCGGATGACGGCCTCGTAGGAGCGGCCGACGTCCTTCGGGTCGATCGGCAGGTACGGCACGGCCCACTCGATCTCGTCGACCGTCTTCCCCCGGGCGGCGGCGTCGCGCTCCATGGCGTCGAAGCCCTTCTTGATGGCGTCCTGGTGGGAGCCGGAGAAGGCGGTGTAGACGAGGTCGCCCGCGTAGGGGTGGCGCGGGTGGATCTCCATCTGGTTGCAGTACTCGCTGGTGCGGCGGATCTCGTCGATCTGCGAGAAGTCGATCTGCGGATCGACGCCCTGGGAGAACAGGTTCATGCCCAGGGTGACCAGGTCGACGTTGCCGGTGCGCTCGCCCTGGCCGAACAGGCAGCCCTCGATGCGGTCGGCGCCCGCCATGATGGCCAGTTCGGCGGCGGCGACGGCGGTGCCCCGGTCGTTGTGCGGGTGGACCGACAGGCAGATGTGCTCGCGGCGGGTCAGGTTGCGGGACATCCACTCGAAGCGGTCCGCGTGCGTGGAGGGCGTCGAACGCTCCACGGTGGCGGGCAGGTTGAGGATGATCTCGCGGCCCTCCTCCGGCTGCCACACGTCGCAGACGGCCTCGCAGACCTCCAGGGCGAAGTCCAGCTCGGTGTCGGTGAAGATCTCCGGGCTGTACTGGTAGCCGAAGACCGTCTCCGGGCCCAGGATCTTCTCGGCGTACTCCATGACCAGCCGGGTGCCGTCCACCGCGATCTGCTTGACCTCTTCGCGGGAGCCGCGGAAGACGACGCGGCGGAAGGTCGGGGCGGTGGCGTTGTACAGGTGGACGGTGGCGCGGCGGGCGCCGACCAGCGACTCCACGGTCCGCTCGATCAGCTCCTCGCGGGCCTGGGTCAGGACGGAGATCGTCACGTCCTCGGGGATCGCGCCCTCTTCGATGATGGAGCGGACGAAGGCGAAGTCGGTCTCGCCGGAGGACGGGAAGCCGACCTCGATCTCCTTGTAGCCCATCTTCACCAGCAGGTCGAACATCTCGCGCTTGCGGGCCGGGGACATCGGGTCGATCAGCGCCTGGTTGCCGTCGCGCAGATCGGTGGACAGCCAGCGGGGCGCCACGGTGATCCGGTTGTCCGGCCAGGTGCGGTCGGCGATGTCGACGGCCTCGTAGCCGCGGTACTTGTGGACCGGCATCCCGGACGGCTTCTGCAGCTGCGTCGCGTTGGTGATCGGGGTGGGGCGGCCCACGGCGTTGCCGGCGGGGTTCACGGGGGTGGTCATGACGTAGGGCTCCTCGGGGGTCCGACATGGGGTCGGCCGACGGTGTCGCTGCAGCACCAGACTCCGCGGGGAGGGGGTCGGCCTACGACTACAGGCCCTCGCCGCGGCAGCTAAGGAGAAGCAGCCCGAAACGCATGATGCGGCGAGCGTAACCGAGTGTGGCCCGTGGTGTCGGTCCGTATCAGTATGCGGGATCGGGCCTCGATGACGGGAAAACGGTGACTCATCACTCCATTTCGTCAATCACCGTCGCAACCAGTGACAGGACGGTGACGGAGTGCCACAGTCGTTGTATGCACCTTCGAACCGACGGCGAGCTCAACCCCGTCTTCTGCACCATCGTTCCGCCTCACCTCCTCGACCACCTCTCCCGGTCGGCCGAACCCCGGCTCGCCGATCCGGCCCGCCGCACGCTGGCGGCCGACGCCCTGCGCCGCGACCACCGCCGGATCACGGCGCTGGCCGCGACACCGGTCCGGCACACCGCGGGCGCGGTCCCCTCCAAACCGCACCGCACCCTGTACGACTGCGAGAACGGCTCCACGCTGCCGGGCACCCAGGTCCGCGACGAGGGCGACAAGCCCACCTCCGACGCCAGCGTCAACCGCGCCTACGCCGGACTCGGGGCCACCTTCGACCTGCTGCTCTCGGCGTACGGGCGCAGTTCGATCGACGGCCGGGGCCTGCCGCTGATCGGCTCCGTGCACTACGGCCAGGAGTACAACAACGCCTTCTTCGACGGCGAGCAGATGGTCTTCGGCGACGGTGACGGCGAGATCTTCCTGGACTTCACCGTCGCGGTCGACGTGATCGCCCACGAACTGGCCCACGGCCTCACGCAGTACACCGCCAACCTCCGGTACGAGGGCCAGTCCGGCGCGCTCAACGAGTCCGTGTCCGACGTCTTCGGCTCGCTGGTGAAGCAGCACTCGCTGGGCCAGAGCGCCGAACAGGCGGACTGGCTGATCGGCTCCGGACTGCTCGCCCCCGGCGTCAGCGGGAAGGCGCTGCGCTCGATGAAGGCGCCGGGCACGGCGTACGACGACGACGTCCTCGGCAAGGACCCGCAGCCCGGCTCCATGGCGGACTACATCGAGACGACGGAGGACAACGGCGGGGTCCACCTCAACTCCGGCATCCCGAACCGGGCGTTCTACCTCACCGCCACCGCGCTGGGCGGCAACTCCTGGGAGCGCGCCGGGCAGATCTGGTTCGACGTGCTGACCGGCGGCGAGCTGACGGCCGACGCGGACTTCGCGCAGTTCGCCCGGCTGACGGTCGCGGCGGCGGGCGACCGCTTCGGCGAGGCGGACGAACGGGAGGCGGTCCTCAAGGCATGGTCCGAGGTGGGCGTCCCCACCCGCGCCTGACCCCGCCCGTCACCTCGGGGCGCAGCCCGCGTCCGGCGGCGGGCCGGACCAGCCCGCCGGCCGGGCGGGTTGAGCCTCCGCCCGGCCCCCGATAGACAGGACCCCATGCGTATTCAGGTCAGCCGGACCGGCGGCTTCGCCGGCATCGCCCGGCGCGGCGAACTCGACACCGAAGGCCGCGAGGACGCCTCCGCATGGCGGTCGCTCGCCGAACAGGCACTCTCCTCGGCCCGGAACACCCCGCCCACCGGGGCACCGGACGGCTTCCGGTACGAGATCACGGTCGACGGGACCACCGTGTACTGCGCTGACCCCGATCTGACCGGGGCGCAGCGCACGCTGATCTCACGCGTCCTCGAGGAGGGCGCGTGAGATCGGCTTCCAAGCGGCCGGCGACTAGAAGCCGAGCTTGCGCAGCTGCTTCGGGTCGCGCTGCCAGTCCTTGGCGACCTTCACGTGCAGATCCAGGTAGACCGGGGTGCCGAGCAGCGCCTCGATGTGCTTGCGGGACTTGGTGCCGACGTCCTTGAGCCGCTTGCCCTTCGGGCCGATGATGATGCCCTTCTGGCTGGGGCGCTCGATGTAGACGTTGGCGTGGATGTCCAGCAGCGGCTTGTCCGCCGGGCGGTCCTCGCGGGGCAGCATCTCCTCGACGACGACCGCGATGGAGTGCGGCAGCTCGTCGCGCACGCCCTCCAGCGCCGCCTCGCGGATCAGCTCCGCCACCATGACCATCTCCGGCTCGTCGGTGAGGTCCCCCTCCGGGTAGAGCGGCGGGCTCTCGGGGAGCAGCGGGGCGATGAGGTCGGCGAGCAGGCCGACCTGCCGGTCCCCGACCGCCGAGACGGGGACGATCTCGGCCCACTCGAAGCCCAGCTCCTGTGCGAGCGCGGAGACGGCGATGAGCTGTTCGGCGAGCGTCTTGGAGTCGACCAGGTCGGTCTTGGTGATGATGGCGATCTTGGGGGTCTTCCTGATCCCCGCCAGCTCCTTGACGATGTACTTGTCGCCGGGGCCGAGCTTCTGGTCGGCGGGCAGGCAGAAGCCGATGACGTCGACCTCGGCCCAGGTGGTGCGCACCACGTCGTTGAGCCGCTCGCCGAGCAGCGTGCGCGGCTTGTGGAGGCCG
Proteins encoded in this window:
- the leuA gene encoding 2-isopropylmalate synthase; the protein is MTTPVNPAGNAVGRPTPITNATQLQKPSGMPVHKYRGYEAVDIADRTWPDNRITVAPRWLSTDLRDGNQALIDPMSPARKREMFDLLVKMGYKEIEVGFPSSGETDFAFVRSIIEEGAIPEDVTISVLTQAREELIERTVESLVGARRATVHLYNATAPTFRRVVFRGSREEVKQIAVDGTRLVMEYAEKILGPETVFGYQYSPEIFTDTELDFALEVCEAVCDVWQPEEGREIILNLPATVERSTPSTHADRFEWMSRNLTRREHICLSVHPHNDRGTAVAAAELAIMAGADRIEGCLFGQGERTGNVDLVTLGMNLFSQGVDPQIDFSQIDEIRRTSEYCNQMEIHPRHPYAGDLVYTAFSGSHQDAIKKGFDAMERDAAARGKTVDEIEWAVPYLPIDPKDVGRSYEAVIRVNSQSGKGGIAYVLKNDHKLDLPRRMQIEFSRIIQAKTDAEGGEVTPTQIWSTFQDEYLPNAENAWGRVQLRSGQTTSDTDGTDTLTVEAVVDGVDTVLTGTGNGPISAFFEALQAIGIDARLLDYTEHTMSEGASAQAASYIECAIDGKVLWGIGIDANTTRASLKAVVSAVNRAAR
- a CDS encoding M4 family metallopeptidase, whose amino-acid sequence is MHLRTDGELNPVFCTIVPPHLLDHLSRSAEPRLADPARRTLAADALRRDHRRITALAATPVRHTAGAVPSKPHRTLYDCENGSTLPGTQVRDEGDKPTSDASVNRAYAGLGATFDLLLSAYGRSSIDGRGLPLIGSVHYGQEYNNAFFDGEQMVFGDGDGEIFLDFTVAVDVIAHELAHGLTQYTANLRYEGQSGALNESVSDVFGSLVKQHSLGQSAEQADWLIGSGLLAPGVSGKALRSMKAPGTAYDDDVLGKDPQPGSMADYIETTEDNGGVHLNSGIPNRAFYLTATALGGNSWERAGQIWFDVLTGGELTADADFAQFARLTVAAAGDRFGEADEREAVLKAWSEVGVPTRA
- a CDS encoding protealysin inhibitor emfourin, which gives rise to MRIQVSRTGGFAGIARRGELDTEGREDASAWRSLAEQALSSARNTPPTGAPDGFRYEITVDGTTVYCADPDLTGAQRTLISRVLEEGA
- the era gene encoding GTPase Era is translated as MGAMSARPNQESAAPQAETTSPHRAGFACFVGRPNAGKSTLTNALVGQKVAITSNRPQTTRHTVRGIVHRDDAQLILVDTPGLHKPRTLLGERLNDVVRTTWAEVDVIGFCLPADQKLGPGDKYIVKELAGIRKTPKIAIITKTDLVDSKTLAEQLIAVSALAQELGFEWAEIVPVSAVGDRQVGLLADLIAPLLPESPPLYPEGDLTDEPEMVMVAELIREAALEGVRDELPHSIAVVVEEMLPREDRPADKPLLDIHANVYIERPSQKGIIIGPKGKRLKDVGTKSRKHIEALLGTPVYLDLHVKVAKDWQRDPKQLRKLGF